In Primulina eburnea isolate SZY01 chromosome 3, ASM2296580v1, whole genome shotgun sequence, one DNA window encodes the following:
- the LOC140828560 gene encoding low affinity inorganic phosphate transporter 3-like: protein MGGDQLQVLTALDLAKTQLYHFKAIVIAGMGFFTDAYDLFIISLVSKLLGRIYYTKPGAPKPGNLPPGVSAAVTGVALVGTLFGQLFFGWLGDKMGRKKVYGITLVLMVACSLASGLSFGSSPKGVLTTLCFFRFWLGFGVGGDYPLSATIMSEYANKKTRGAFIAAVFAMQGIGILFSGVVSLVVSAAFDHKYKSPSYQSDAVGSTPPQADYLWRIVLMVGAIPAALTYYWRMKMPETARYTALVAKNAKLAAQDMGKVLNTEIAAEEEMVQRISQKESNNFGLFSKEFVRRHGLHLFGTTSTWFLLDIAFYSQNLFQKDVLSDIGWIPKAETMSAVGEVFRIAKAQTLIALCGTVPGYWFTVAFIDSMGRFAIQMMGFFFMTVFMFAIGIPYNYWRTHRVGFVVMYGLTFFFANFGPNATTFVVPAEIFPARLRSTCHGISAATGKAGAIIGAFGFLYAAQDPKTPTAGYPPGIGVKKSLIILGVINALGMLCTFAVPETKGRSLEEASKENMDDRVDDAVQV from the coding sequence ATGGGTGGGGACCAGTTACAAGTGCTAACGGCACTTGATTTAGCCAAGACGCAACTCTACCATTTCAAAGCCATTGTGATAGCCGGGATGGGATTCTTCACCGATGCATATGATTTATTCATCATTTCATTAGTTTCCAAGCTTCTAGGTCGCATCTACTACACCAAACCTGGTGCTCCGAAACCCGGGAACTTACCCCCGGGTGTCTCTGCTGCCGTCACCGGTGTTGCCCTCGTAGGAACCCTGTTCGGGCAGCTCTTTTTCGGCTGGCTCGGAGACAAAATGGGCAGGAAAAAGGTTTATGGGATTACCCTTGTTCTCATGGTTGCCTGCTCCCTTGCTTCGGGTTTATCCTTCGGCTCCAGTCCAAAGGGTGTCCTCACTACCCTTTGTTTCTTCAGATTTTGGCTCGGATTCGGTGTCGGAGGCGATTACCCTCTCTCGGCCACCATAATGTCGGAATATGCCAATAAAAAGACTCGCGGGGCGTTCATCGCCGCCGTTTTTGCCATGCAGGGTATCGGGATTTTGTTCAGTGGGGTGGTTTCTTTGGTCGTTTCAGCTGCATTTGATCACAAGTATAAATCTCCTTCTTACCAAAGTGACGCTGTTGGCTCCACTCCGCCACAAGCTGATTACTTATGGCGTATTGTCTTAATGGTGGGTGCGATCCCGGCAGCACTGACTTACTACTGGCGGATGAAAATGCCAGAAACGGCTCGTTACACAGCGTTGGTGGCCAAAAACGCGAAACTGGCGGCGCAGGACATGGGAAAAGTGCTGAATACAGAGATCGCAGCAGAAGAAGAAATGGTGCAGAGAATTTCACAGAAGGAATCCAACAATTTCGGGTTGTTCTCGAAAGAATTCGTTCGACGCCATGGACTACACCTATTCGGAACAACCTCCACATGGTTTTTACTGGATATTGCCTTTTACAGCCAAAACCTTTTCCAAAAAGACGTCCTCTCCGACATCGGATGGATCCCCAAAGCTGAAACAATGAGTGCCGTAGGCGAAGTGTTTCGAATCGCCAAAGCACAAACATTAATCGCCCTGTGCGGCACCGTACCAGGGTACTGGTTCACAGTCGCGTTTATCGACAGCATGGGGCGTTTTGCGATACAAATGATGGGATTTTTCTTCATGACAGTTTTTATGTTCGCGATAGGGATTCCATATAATTACTGGAGAACACACCGGGTCGGATTCGTGGTCATGTATGGACTGACATTCTTCTTCGCGAATTTCGGGCCTAATGCAACCACATTCGTCGTGCCGGCTGAGATCTTCCCAGCCAGGTTAAGGTCGACGTGCCATGGAATATCGGCTGCTACTGGAAAAGCCGGCGCCATTATAGGAGCCTTCGGGTTTCTCTACGCTGCCCAGGATCCAAAAACACCAACAGCGGGTTACCCACCGGGGATTGGAGTCAAGAAGTCCCTGATTATACTCGGCGTGATCAATGCGCTGGGAATGCTTTGTACGTTCGCAGTGCCGGAGACGAAGGGGAGGTCGCTGGAGGAAGCTTCAAAGGAGAACATGGATGATCGGGTCGATGATGCTGTACAAGTTTGA